A window of Methanocaldococcus vulcanius M7 genomic DNA:
TACAGAAAATTTGACGAGTTAGAAAAAGGAGGAAAAGTTATTGGAAAAATCGTTGATATACTCCACGATCCTGGAAGAAGTGCTCCTGTTGCAAAAGTTGAGTATGAAACAGGAGAAGAAGGATTATTGGTTGTGCCAGAAGGAGTAAAAGTTGGAGATATTATTGAATGTGGTGTCTCTGCAGAGATAAAACCCGGAAACATTCTACCATTAGGATCAATTCCAGAGGGGATCCCTGTCTTTAACATAGAATCAATTCCAGGAGATGGAGGAAAATTAGTAAGAGCAGGGGGATGCTACGCTCATATCTTAACCCACGATGGAGAAAGAACCTACGTTAAACTACCTTCAGGACATATTAAAGCACTCCACTCCATGTGTAGAGCAACAATAGGTGTTGTCGCAGGAGGAGGTAGAAAGGAGAAACCATTAGTTAAGGCAGGAAAGAAATACTATGCAATGAAAGCAAAAGCAGTTAAATGGCCAAGAGTTAGAGGAGTTGCAATGAACGCTGTCGATCACCCATTCGGTGGAGGAAGACATCAACACACTGGAAAACCAACAACCGTTTCAAGGAAAAAAGTTCCACCAGGAAGAAAAGTTGGACATATATCTGCAAGAAGAACAGGAGTTAGAAAATAATTTAAATTTTATTTTTTTAAGGAAATAATAAATAAAAAAGAAACTTACTAAGGTGGATAATAATGGCATCTGTAAAAAGAAGAAGAATCAAAAAGAAAAAACAAGTAATTTCAAGAAAGATTGAATTTAAGTATAGAGGATACACGTTAGAGGAGTTGCAACAAATGCCTTTAAGAGAGTTTGCAAAGTTGTTGCCTGCAAGACAGAGAAGAACATTATTAAGAGGATTAACTCCACAACAGAAAAAATTGGCAATGAAAATCAAAAAAGCGAGAAGATTATTAAATAAAGGTAAAGAACCAAGAACCATAAGGACACATTGTAGGGACTTTGTTATAACTCCGGATATGGTTGGAATAACCTTTGGAATTTACAACGGAAAAGAGTTTGTAGAAGTGAAGATCTCTCCTGAGATGATTGGGCATTATTTAGGAGAGTTTGCGTTAACAAGAAAACCAGTTCAGCATGGAAGCCCAGGTATGGGAGCTACAAGAAGTTCAATGTTCGTTCCAATCAAATAATCCCGCAATTGTTTCTTTTTTATTTTTATTTTTTTATTTAATTGTCTATTGATATATGCGGATGAACTGTTGACTATTAAATTCGTCAATCCATTAAAATTTATTTAGATATTTTTTAAAAATATTGAAATACATTTGTTAATCAAAAACTATAAATATAAGTGTAAATATTTAATGCGTTAAAGCAGATAACCAAACTACAAAAACAAATTTGGAAGCAGAATTAAATAATTAAAAATAAAACTACATTATAAAAAATAAAAAACAGAGATTTTAGGTGAAAATAATGTTCGAAGCATGCGAATCCAAATTAGATATAATAAAAAATTTTATTCCCTCATGGTTTGCAGCAGTAATGGGAACAGGAATCTTAGCAATAGACAGCTTACTTTATTCAACCTATTTCCCAATATTGAAGAGTTTGGCATATTTACTATTTTATTTTAATATAGGAATGTTTTTTATATTTATAATTCCATGGACATTAAGATGGATAATGTTTCCAAAAAATGCATTTGCTGATTTAAAACATCCAATATTAAGTTCTTTCTATCCGACAGTTGCAGTTGCATGCCTTGTATTGGCCTCCGACTTTATAATGATTGGAAATAACATGTTTATCGGAGAGATCTTCTGGTGGTTAGGAGTTGTTGGAATGCTCATATTCAGCACAATAGTAACGTTTTACATGTTTAAATCTGAACACATAAAATTAGATCACGTAAATCCTGGGTGGTATATTCCTCCAGTAGGTTTACTCGTTATGGCAATCGCTGGCAGTTTATTAATGCCACACTCCTCAGGACTTCTCTACGAGTTAATCACTCTTGTAAACTACTATGGATTAGGATCTGGGTTGTTTGCATATTTAGCACTACTGGCGATAGTCATGTATAGGTTTATATTACACAACCCCCTTCCCTCTGCATTAGCCCCTACAATATGGATAAATCTCGGTCCAATAGGGGCAGGGATCATTGCAATAATAAATTTGGTTAACAACT
This region includes:
- a CDS encoding 50S ribosomal protein L2 — encoded protein: MGKRLISQRRGRGSSVYACPSHKRRGEARYRKFDELEKGGKVIGKIVDILHDPGRSAPVAKVEYETGEEGLLVVPEGVKVGDIIECGVSAEIKPGNILPLGSIPEGIPVFNIESIPGDGGKLVRAGGCYAHILTHDGERTYVKLPSGHIKALHSMCRATIGVVAGGGRKEKPLVKAGKKYYAMKAKAVKWPRVRGVAMNAVDHPFGGGRHQHTGKPTTVSRKKVPPGRKVGHISARRTGVRK
- the rpsS gene encoding 30S ribosomal protein S19; its protein translation is MASVKRRRIKKKKQVISRKIEFKYRGYTLEELQQMPLREFAKLLPARQRRTLLRGLTPQQKKLAMKIKKARRLLNKGKEPRTIRTHCRDFVITPDMVGITFGIYNGKEFVEVKISPEMIGHYLGEFALTRKPVQHGSPGMGATRSSMFVPIK
- the tdt gene encoding TDT family transporter is translated as MFEACESKLDIIKNFIPSWFAAVMGTGILAIDSLLYSTYFPILKSLAYLLFYFNIGMFFIFIIPWTLRWIMFPKNAFADLKHPILSSFYPTVAVACLVLASDFIMIGNNMFIGEIFWWLGVVGMLIFSTIVTFYMFKSEHIKLDHVNPGWYIPPVGLLVMAIAGSLLMPHSSGLLYELITLVNYYGLGSGLFAYLALLAIVMYRFILHNPLPSALAPTIWINLGPIGAGIIAIINLVNNSPLVSVKNPFYIFSFLFWGFGLWWTIMAIIMTIYYIKNLKLPYGMPWWAFIFPLGAYVASSHLIFNLFKLNIVDYIGFALYWLLLFLWTITLIKTINKVYTGELFKG